AAGATCAAGAACAAGTTCCGCCGCTTTCTGGACCTGCCCGCTGACCTTCGCATCCCCACGCCCACAATGAACATTCTGGCCTATTTGGCCCATGAGACCATTGCCGCCATTGTCGACTATTCCATCCTGACGCGCCTGAACTCGGACAACCGTGCGACCGAGCCCTACAGCCGAGTGACCTCTGCCGGCGGCAGTCCGGCTATGATGCACGTCTGTCCGGAAGTCACCCAGGGTCGCGGCATGGAGGTGGTGAAGCCAATCAGTGTCCCGGAGATCCACGAGGCCATGCGCCGTTTCCGGCAAATGAGCAGCCGGAAGATTGGGCGGTATCGCAACTCTTGCGACATCGATTTCCGGCGCAGTTTTCTAGCTATTTAAGTTTTTCACTTTACTCACACATAAGTAGACTGTActattcatttatattaatcCAACTTTTCATTATTAATCCGCCgtacatataaattatacaaattataaaataaagctGGCTCGTAATTGGCtcgttaaaaatgtttaatccAGAGAGGTCGAAAACTACTAGGCatattcattatttaattttgccgGTGGCATATATCCTGGCTTTTGAGGCTGCGACTAAAAGACAGAAAAACGCACTCCAATTACCCAACAGTGAATTTTCCTCTCATGGAGCCGATAAATTGAAGCGGTAAACGAAGTTGAAACTGGCACCGACAGATAAATAAAAGCGCAATAAAGAAATTTGCCGACAGGCGCACTCACACGTGTGGCACAGAGACGGGCCAAGGAGAAGGACCAGCAAGGATGCCGCAGGAGTGCGAAGCTGCAGCAAGAGGCATTAAGAGAAGCAACTCGCGAACGCACTTAATAATCAACTTCCTGTTGTGCATATAAATGTGTGTGGCATGCATAGCGACGAAGGATAAAGGGTGAGGTTCGTACTGCAGTAATGGTTGGGGTTGCAGTGCCCCTTTACCAGTGAATTGAAAAGGATTAAGAATAATTGTTCAATATCAAATGaatcatttattaatttgcaattatgGTTATGCATTTCATAGTCTTTTCCAAAAACCATTtgaaaatactttaaaaagcCCTTTCTAATTCGTATTATTGGTTTGTTTATCTGGTGACATGAGGTCCAAATCTGATGTACCTTTAAAGCAAGGTGTTGTCTTGCTATTTTCTTCAGTGAGATACCATAGTATCATCGGATCTGACTAAACGCTTAATGTTGATTGCTCTCTGCCGCAGATGTAAATCCCTCGGCCCATCATTCTTAATCGATTGCTCATACGCCTAACGAGCGGCAGAACCAAGTCGAAGGCTCCTCGATGGCCAGTTAATGAAAACAAGCTGGCTGTGACGAAATTAAGCCAACAACTTGTTTCTTTCCTGCGTCGTCCTTGGGATTTTTTTCCTTGACCCCGTACTGCCTTCCCCACTTCTCCACTCTCACTGTTAATGTTtccaaatttgcatttcatgcGGCTCTTCGCATCGTTCCCATCGTTTCCATCGTCCCCGTCGTCCCCATCAGgaccatcatcatcagctcCGTGGAGCTCGTCGTCGTCATTTCTTCGTATTGTCAAGTCACGTAGCCAATTTCCAGGCGGCGTAAAGTCAATATGCCCCAATCCCTTGTAGCGGAGTCGCCTTTAATATCTCTTAAAGGAGAGGCGCTACAtaatatatgcaaatatattaTACCTTATAGTCATTAGGTTGTATTTTTAGAATAATTTCATAACCAGGATTATTATTCCTTCGAAAGCTTCTTGTTCAAATGATCTTAGGTCTTTCTAtacatttgaataaaataaaattagctTTTTGTATGGCTTTGGTATGCtaaggttttatttattcaatcAATGACAAAATGtttagttattattattatttatatatttgcatgCGCACTATGTACAAAGAACAACAAAACTATCAGTATGGAAGttacaaaatatgcaaaatatagAACAAATTGAGTAATTTTTAAGAACATGTAGGATGAGATGCTAATAAAGTAAAACTCTTAAATTCTCTAATTAACATTAGATTGTCTGCATTTGGTAAACATGAATTTACTCTGGCCAAGCAATtggatatttttgaaaatccGTTGAGctaaacttttttaattactttctCTTTTTCGAAAAGCTGCTGACGTCAGCCGGAGGCAATTTCTCCGGATTCCCAGCCTTTGGGACCATTGACAGTTGTCTAGGCATAAACCATTAGAACctagcaaaaaaataaaaggaaaccaaaacaaaaacagtcCTACTGAGGAGCATATTACACGGCCTTTTAATTTGAAACCGTCTTGAAATGTGTTGACACAAGTACTCAGGCTAAATACGCTGGAGCCGGTCTTATTCAAAATGAATGAGATTAAACGCCTCCAACGGAAAGATCCCGCCaacgccatcgccatctcATAGTCATCGCCACCACTCCGTCCACCTATCTGTCCTATGAGCACAGCCCAAGGGCATTCTCATCTCATTGTCATTGGTGGCACAGCATTCATGGTCATGCTACTCCACCCCCGAGTGCGATTGACACTGCCACCGAGTGCGTTTGGTGGCCCAGGTGGGAGCAGATGGGTGGCAGGTGGGCTGAGGTGAGCGCACATAgaaaactgtctttatttaattagttaaGTGGCAGGGGcaattatatgtatatatgtattatatgaTCACAATGCTTGACCTACTTACTCAACGGCGATTTCAACTTCTTCAAAGCAGCCACATATTTGCATCTTGAATTCGGAACGCAAGGATGTGTGATGAAAACAAGTTATGCATATAAGAATTAAGAGTTCTAATTGAAAGTCGAAACGTAAGTATGTTGAAAATCTAAGAATCTTAATCTAAATCTACATATCTTAAAGtcagcaaaatatttcagcttAAAGTATACTCTTAAATTTAATGGGGTCTAATTAggcaaattatttttgcaattatatatgtatttaacaataatataaaaatgataacaagttttttaaatttctaaataaaatttcgtaacaataaatatttaattaaatgtaattaactttatttaaaatgaataaactAATAAGTCTTCGATGTCTCAACCATTCAAGTTTTCGATTCTAAACACTGGGAACAGTTCTGGCAGTTCCAAGCGGTTAACAGTGAACGGAAATGAGGAACAGTCATGCGCTATCCGCAGTGGGAACAGCATGCAACAGTTTGTCGACCCGAAAATCCCCTCAAATGTACCATTttgggaatggaaatgaagGGATAGAAACGTAATTCTACCGAGTCCTCGGTTGCAAAAGCGCAATTCGAAACGAACCATTCCCATTCGAAGGATGCTGGTTACATCATAAGACACAGGGTAAGACGAGACCGGAGGATTTGCGCAGGGAAAGGAAAGGAGGACCTCAACTTGCGAGAATGTTACTTTTGAAAGACCAAACATTACCAagtgtcaaaaaaaaatataaagttccttatttgccaaataaatatgtgtTTAATGGGAAACATACATGGGGTAAACATATTATGCTTATACTTAATGCAGCatgaaatattatatatacaaatatttgaccACAATATTTGCTATCATTGCTTACATTACTCGCCGCATCgttaaaaacaaacagaagcATACATTTCAATGATTACAAAGAAtgcattttattgaaaatataaatttagaaatttgAATAACATGAGGCTCCAGTTTACAAACACATGTTGAGTGAAATTTTAATGTAAAGCGAAATGATTAAAACcaatttagaaatttatttgatGTAAACGTTATCAATGTAGCTTGTTTGGAAATTCAATTCcattttttgtgattttttgcTATTGCTTATCCTTTTATTATTGATTACCCACCCTTTGACATCAGATAAATTACATGGCAAGTGTTTAAGTGTCTTTCAAATGGGAAAAGTAATGACAAAAACGGGAAACTTTTTCTACGGGCTGAGCAGAAATAAAAGTGAGCCACAACCTTTGCCCCCAAAAAGTTGGTTGCacttttgtttgaattttctTGGCTCTTTCATGCTCCCGTGGCCGcgaaagtattttttttttcgctttttttcccATCACAATGGCCTCTGTGTGACTTTTGTGAGGGGCGTTGTGTGGTTGAGTGGGTGGGTTGTGggtgggttgtgggtggttGAGGATTACCCCGTTCTCCTTCGTCGGCAGATGCTTTAAAACTTTTGATGCTTCTCATACATATGCTACATGTGTACTTTTAAGAGGCTCGGGGCAAACTTTCCACTGTCTACGAAATTCTACGGTAGAAGGCGGAAGGCAGAAGGTAGAAGGGTTCGCCCGACGACGAGGAGGTGGCGCAGGATCTGCGGTCGAGGTCGTCCTTGGGGGTTGAACCTGACTGTCAAAGTTATAATGTGTGGCTGCCTAATTTGCTGTGAAAACTGATTTGCACATAATCAAAAAGGTTGTCTCCCCCGAAGCTCACAATTGAGGTTAAGGCTGTCACATAGACTTGTTATTAACCatcattaaattgtttaattattctCTCTGGTCGCATCTCTGCTGGCGTTTGTCATGGATTTATAATGACAGCCTAAAGTTTACAAAAGCCGCATGACTTTGCATAATAtccatttaattaacaattattttaagtgAGTTCATTCAATCAACGGTTCAAATAATTGGCACTGCACAAAGCCACCTTTGCTTTGGACTTGTCGGTTCGTTGACATCTTCGAGTGCAATTTAAAATGCTGTAAATCAATTAAGGAGTCAATTTTAAGTTGCGGATTAGCTCGATGTTGTTTGTTAGGGATTagtttaattacatttaacaCCCGAGTTAAACCTCCTAAAACTAGTCACCGTATTTCAAGTGTTCATTAGTTTAAAGCaagtcataaataaaacagaaacgaatttatttgtattattggTGTGATGTAAATTGAGTCTTGCTAAATTGGAACCTTATGCTCAAGTGCGCACATAAGCCCTCAGTGGCTGGATAAATGTAATTCAAATTCAATCAAGtcttaaattcaaattcaccGATTGTTCGCTTGTTCGATTGGCACAATATGCGATCTGAATTTATACTGCGCAGCTTTGCCGATGAATTATGCAGCATTTATGGCAAACAGAGAATAACTTGAACGAAAATTAGTACAAATCCGAAGTCCCACAAAAACGTAAGCTTTAAAAACAGCGCGGCTGACCCCTGAATGTGTATTGAGGTCAAACCGTGGGCGGAATAAATCAGCAATGGCTGAGTATCATAAATTTCGAAACTGTTGCCAAGGAATCGCTGGTTATTGACCAGGccataatattaatattttccatatCGCCTTTAATGCCATGTTTGAGTTCTTGAAAAGTGAGTTTCGCAGCACAATGGCCTGCTGCGGATTGCAGCTGGCGCAAGGGCATTGAAATAAATCAAGAGGGCGGGTCCTGGCGCTCTGGCGTCCTGGTGTCCACGAGCCCTTGTGACTCCCTAGACCGAGAATAAAAATCAGCGTCGAGATGCAGGCCACATCTTTAGAGATGAAGGGGTTTGGTTGTGCGGTCTCTGATGGCGTTGGCTTAtggggcgtatgagcaacCCCAACATGCGAGTCCAACTCGGTGCGAGTCTCAATCAAACAAAGAGCCGTTGTTGTGCAGCTTGCTTAAATGGCCAAAGTATGAGGGATCAGGCTCTCGTGATTGTCCAGGCTCGGTTAGCAGCTTTTTCCATCCTACGCTCCTTTCAACTCATATACAAACAATGCCAATGCCATAGGAGGGCCAGGCTGGCTTAATGAGTGTAAGCCACAAAATCAACGAGTTAAATCGTGTAAAGAATGAAGTTGAACCCGGAAAGCAGGCTGCACTACACCAGCCGAAATCACGTTTGGattctataaatatgcattttgttaaatatggtaattttgtaaaaacaGATAAATAACAGGTTCATATCAGATAGCTAGATAcatgaaataaattaagacCCTAAGCcctaaatttaaaatttttttcgatAGTCTGTGCTTCAATTACGAATCCCTAGCCCTTTGGTTACCACATTTTTTTGCTCCCTCAGCGAGCAAATAAATTCcttcattatttttgtttaatttagcAAACAAGTTCTGCTTTTCTGGCAGAAAGCAATCAAGTTGTAGACAAAACCATAGTCAAACAATGTGGTTTCAGCCACGGGATATTCTTCCAGTGCAACGCAAAGCCAGCTGCATTTCGTCCTGTATCCGTGCTGCACATTTATCAAATTCTAATATGCCTGCCCAGGCATTCGACCCACCAAGGACCCGACCTCCAAAACCGCCAGCTGTCGACGCTCTGTGAAATGGATATGTGCCTTCCTGCTTACGAATGCCACATGGCGGAGGAAGTGGAGCCACACTGGACATTGGACTTTGGACTTTGGTCAGAGCCACAAAGTATGCAGCAGGAGATCTAGAACATTGCTTCATCAATTTCAGCTCAGTTTGGTTCCAAACAATGTGGCAATGTTTCAAAGCAAACCCAAAGGGACAAATCAATGTGGGTAAATAATTTGTGAACGAGCCTCAATCAATGGCCTTTCGATTGATTCGATAAATAAATTTCGTAGACAAGCGGCtgcaaattgaattctaaTTTGACTTAAGATGTTGCAAATATTGCACTCGATTGGATTGCTTGCCCTTCAACGTTTTACGTTTAATTatcgcaaacacacacacgcacaccttTTAAATTGTTTGGTTATATTAAAAGCTCCAAAGGGTTGACACGACCAGAAACAGAAGCCTCAACTCGTTTGCGGTCTGCGGCTGGTGATTTACGACGACAGTCTGTCATAATGTCGCAGTGGCCTTTGTTAATGCACCCAAATCGAATCGCATCCAgtcgaattgaatcgaatggaGTGGAGTCGAATCAGATGGCGTTGCTCTGAAATTGGCAGTGGGGCAggaaagaaaatcaatttgtcAATAGCAATCAATGCGTTTTTAAAGCACTAAAGCGCATTGCAAAGCTGTTAAACTTTTAATTCCGATTGGATGGCGGGATAGCGGGATGGgagcaacaaataaatcaaagtcaCCCGGGGGTCGCCGTccctatttattttttattttcccttttttttacttttcccCTCTGGGTCGGCAGCTGCACCGAATGAATTAAAAGTGCCGACcaacaaacatacaaacaaacaatccAACGAATGGCCAAACAAACATTCAGTATAgtaaaagttttcaattttgctACAGTTGCGGCCGTGATTTAAGTGCCACGCCTGCTGTGACACACCAGTTCGGAATATATACGATTCGAAATTCGAGTTCCATATCCCCAATCcgcaaataaattcattaaatatatataaagaaaaaaaatacaaatgccGTTGCGACGGCGGCGGAAAATGGCATATAAATTTCAACTGGCAGCCATAATTTGAGCAATCATTTAGACATAACGTATACACAAGTGCAGTTTGTCTAAATTGCTTGCTACAATTTCGATTTGAGTGTgcattcaattgaaattaaattcaattgtcTTTTTATGGCCAATCCCATGCACTCcgacactcactcactcagcTCGAAACTTCCACCTCTATCCTTCGTTACAGCCACCCATCCGTGAGATAAACAATACCccatgcatttttaaaaattgctTGTATTTGAGATTAACGACATCCGCCGTATTTATAGGCAAAATGTTGATACGCTGCCAGGAACAACACTTGGCCAGCCACTTCTCCGGGGTCATTCCGGCCAAATGTAGGGGCATGCATGTTTCGGGTCCGtatcccgatcccgatcccgctTATCCACAGTGGGCTCGGGGgcgaaaaaaaactgattttcaattataaGTTGATCGGGATATGAGAAACTGttcatttatatattcttggaTTCAATATTTGAATGTTTATTCCATCCAAGGCAATAGAAAATATTGTGTTCTTAAATTATATAGCTATATAAATATTCGTATAATCAATGCTTGCACAGTCATGAAGTAAAAGCTTTAGTGAGTAAAATACTTTAATATCTCACAAGtcgaaatatttataaacattttagcCGTTTTCAGAGCCACTGTGGCAACGtctgaatatttatttgtttttgtgtttcgtGCAGCGCGGCAACATAAAAAAGGAAACCGAAAAGGACTAAAGGCGAACCGGGAAAAAGAGAACAAATCGGGGCGGAACACATTTCATAAATCTTATCCGCGATTGAGCACAGCTCCGGCAGCCTTCGaatttgttttcgattttttggcCAGCGCTCCCTCGCCGCTTATTTTGTGGCCGATTTGTTTTTCGCCGATTGCCGCTCGACGTGCCGCTCCATCGCTTTGGGTGATGTCGATGGCGATGTCGATATCGATGGCGACCTGGCGGACTCCGGACTCCGCTAGGACTCCGGCGGCTGGCATTCCGGGATGGTGGCGGTTTGGAGCAGCTTCTGGTGCTTGTAGGGACCGAAACGTGTGCGTGGGTCGGTGGTCCGGCCGAAGGAGATGAACGCCTTGGGCTGCTTGGCTGGCTTGCAGGCGTCCTTTTGGCGGGGTGGCGGGGTCTCCACATCTgcaggaggaggcggtggcggaggTTTCTCTTCggctttcttcttttttgtggGAACGCAATTCCTGCTGCCCGACCAACGACGTATTCCATCGCAGAGCATTTTCAGGGCACACAGCATGGCAATCACTGTGGAAACCATCACCATGATTAGTATGATCAGCTGGTAGAGGGTCCACGTGACCGGATTGCCTTCGTCCTCATACCATTCCCGATCTGCTCTAGCCGTCACCTGGCGGGCAACCTCTTTGCGCAGCTTGTGGCAGTCGTAGGCGGACATTAGATCGACTCGGGGCTTGAAAGGAGTGGGCAGCTCGTCCGACCACCACTTGTCCCAGAGATCCGCCTCCTCCACACCGGGCAGCAGGTGGGCGCAGTGGGCACAGACCTCGTTCATCCACTCCTGGCATTCCTTACTCTCCAGGTTCAATCTGCACGCTGGATTCATTCTTATTACTCGAATACATTcgaaatgtacatatatttatatctttaCAAATCATTTTTTCCCAAGCTTGCTGTTCTTACTTTAATAAAGATTTATATTAATCAATGCAAGGTTTTAGTCGAAAGCAGAGGAATTTctgtaaatgtaaattttaattgaaatataacCAAGGTAAACTAATTTTTTCAATAACTGGTCATTGCGGACTTTCAGTTTCGGACTGATTTTTTCGATTGCGCTTAATAAGTTTAGACCACTTGATcctgtattttctttttggagTGCAGAAGGATAGTGGTGATCCAGCCAAAGGCTGACTGGTAGAAAGAGATTCGGTAGCTCCTTGTGATGATTCGAACTCCGTTCCTATGCCTGTAGATGCGGAAACAGGCGACCTTCGGTTCAAATCCATTAGATGACAGTAGTTAGCCCTTAAAATACCCTGCTTGGAAGCGCTGTAGTTCAGGGGATTACCATCCCAGTTCGCCACTTCATCAAAGCAACGAACTTTGTGGCTTTTGTATCTCGGAGTTGAACCTCCTGAAACTCGGCTTTCATCCTTGCTGTTTTTCCTAACCTGCTCGGGTTGCGAAAAGAGGCAGCTTCTCGAAATTAACCAGATCCAGAACCCGATCAGGAACAGCAAAAAGGTCAGCATGAGGCACAGGATCATGGGACTAACCTCGAACTCATCCTGACCCTCGGATTCCAGCTCACGCTTCAGTTGCATGCATTCCTGGGATGTGATCAGTTTACGTTCCGGTAGCTTGTGGATGCCCTCTTCTGACTTCCATTTGGGCTCAGGGCCATCGGATGCTTCTTTAAGGATTGacattttaacaaattaatgtACTTTATGTATTGGGGAGTTGAAAAATTGGTGGGTTTcacaatgaaataaaattcatgACGCGTTAATTCTGTTGAAGTTTTTGATTAGCCCTGAAAAATCCTCTTCACTTGAAGGATATATTTATCCATTTATACAGTTTAATATAACAGCTTCGTGAATCGCAATCttaaaagtaataattttTGTCGGCCTTTGGCACTTTTGGATCCTTTTCTGGAGGTGGAGGAGAAGTGTCCTTGGGCGGCGGAATGGGACGTTCCGGAATGGGCGGTAGAGTCGGATGTGGAGGAATGGGAGGCAGCTTCGGGTGGGACGGCACCGGAGGCAGTGAGGGAGGATCAGGACGcgggggaatgggaatggaggAGGGCTTAGTAGCAGGAGAACTGGAACGGGGTGGTGGCTTGGTCAGAAGTGGATAGGGTTCGACTGCATCATCTGTGCGATTGGATCTAGGCGACGACAGACCACTTTCCGGTCGGACTCGTCGACTGCTAGATGGTTGTTCGCCATCATTGGCAGCGCGCGAGGGTCTGAAGAATGGAGGCCACAGCCAAGAACGCGGCGGTTTGGCTTCGTCCGGGTTCTCCTTGGTTTTAGGTGTGCCATCTGCTTGGGCATCTTTAAGGAAATCCGGGGGAGAGTCATTGATATAAACTTTTggtgaaaataaatgtaaataatcATATTCGTCATCACTATCCCTCCTGTCATCATCAACTTGTGGTGTTTCCGACGAGTCCTTTCCATCCATAAACGGTTCCATAATTTCCAAAGGGACAGGGAAAAGCACATTAATCCGATGTTCCTTTGCTATAGAGCCGAGAATCTGCAGATGCCTTAGCTAAGTTGGACAGAAAGAGTCAAGACTGTGATTTTTGAAAACTTGATTAGTTTTAGCGATTACTTGTAGGGTAATTTGGTTATCCGACATCACATCAGAGCATTCTTTCAAAGCCTTCGAGGCTTTGGCTTCTCCTTCGGCCAAAATGATCTTGGCCCTGGCCTCCCTTGTCGCCTCCGCTTCGGTGGCCAATGATCGCGCCAGACTGCTTGGCAAAGCTATCTCCATCCTGCGGAAGGGGTACCAGAAAGTAGAGATCACTCAAATGTCAAGGATTATCTTACATGTCCACTCGTTCCACGCGCACGCCCCATTGTTCTGTGATCTTTGCGACTGCCAGCTGGATTTCCCGTGAAAGCTGCTGCCTGGATGCCAGAAGTTCGTGGAGTTTCTTCGAACTCACAATGTTGCGCAGGGTGACCTGGGAGATCCTTTCGGTGGCATCCTTGGCGTCGTCCACCTTGATGATCGAGTTGATTGGATGGTAGATGCAGTAGAACACGACGGCGTTGACCGTGATCGTCACCGAGTCGTTGGTGAGCATCTCCTGGGGATGCACACTAACTACATCGGTGCGAATGTCTACGGTATTAAACGAATCGATGCAGGGCAGCTGAAAAACTAGACCTGGTCCCAAGCAACTCCTGAAAATATAAGTATTGTTATACTCTATAGATTATACTTTTAAGTGGGGAACAGGTTTACCTAATACGACCCAATCGGAATACCACAAGTCTATGGTACTCATAGGCTATactgaaacaaaaacacagcGAAAAAGGAAGGAAAATTACCACAAAAATCCATGAAACGATCACTGCTATTTTTTCGAAAATGTAATTGTTGTTATCTATGAGGATAATAAATTCAGAAAATGTTAGTTATTAAGGTCCCTCAATTCTTACCATCTTCTGGGCTGGGTTCCACATTAGCTTGCTTCTCAAACTGGACTTCATATCGCTCACTCATTACAAGAAATTTTTGTACGACAATTAAGGTAGATAGATTTCATTGAATGTTATTTCAAATGTATGTTATTTTGGGTATTTATTAAACACCCCAATCCACTTATTGCCGTGCACTTTCCCAGGGTTAAATCATTTCCAATTTaatcatttgcatattgcGCTCGCAGGGGTAACTGAACAAActacaattttttatgaaatttttgaaattacgTTTCCCCCTCGAATGGAAAACTTTGTTTTCGGCAGCAAAAACGGAAGCAGGCAAAAATTCTCAGGATGGTgagttacaaataaaaattgtccacaaaataaaatagaagGCAGAAACTTTATCGCAGAGAGAAGCTGGCAAAAGTTCACAGGGCAAAAGgaggaaaacttttgttttctcGCCTTCTTTGCTCtatgttcatttttttttcattttcatgaAGCGACAAACAAATGGAAACTGACTGACCAGGCTTTAATACTGCAGAATGGTTTGGGGAGCGGGGTAATAACTTCGAAATGACTTTTGTTGCTTCCTTGTGGCAGTCTGGAAGTTGCCACTCTTTTTTATACAActcttatatatatttttgtttctgccTTTCCGTGACCACATGTGCCAGGC
This genomic stretch from Drosophila yakuba strain Tai18E2 chromosome 3R, Prin_Dyak_Tai18E2_2.1, whole genome shotgun sequence harbors:
- the LOC6536750 gene encoding uncharacterized protein LOC6536750 isoform X1 translates to MNPACRLNLESKECQEWMNEVCAHCAHLLPGVEEADLWDKWWSDELPTPFKPRVDLMSAYDCHKLRKEVARQVTARADRECDCHAVCPENALRWNTSLVGQQELRSHKKEESRRETSATASSCRCGDPATPPKGRLQASQAAQGVHLLRPDHRPTHTFRSLQAPEAAPNRHHPGMPAAGVLAESGVRQVAIDIDIAIDITQSDGAARRAAIGEKQIGHKISGEGALAKKSKTNSKAAGAVLNRG
- the LOC6536750 gene encoding uncharacterized protein LOC6536750 isoform X2 encodes the protein MNPACRLNLESKECQEWMNEVCAHCAHLLPGVEEADLWDKWWSDELPTPFKPRVDLMSAYDCHKLRKEVARQVTARADREWYEDEGNPVTWTLYQLIILIMVMVSTVIAMLCALKMLCDGIRRWSGSRNCVPTKKKKAEEKPPPPPPPADVETPPPRQKDACKPAKQPKAFISFGRTTDPRTRFGPYKHQKLLQTATIPECQPPES
- the LOC6536751 gene encoding uncharacterized protein LOC6536751, with protein sequence MSILKEASDGPEPKWKSEEGIHKLPERKLITSQECMQLKRELESEGQDEFEVSPMILCLMLTFLLFLIGFWIWLISRSCLFSQPEQVRKNSKDESRVSGGSTPRYKSHKVRCFDEVANWDGNPLNYSASKQGILRANYCHLMDLNRRSPVSASTGIGTEFESSQGATESLSTSQPLAGSPLSFCTPKRKYRIKWSKLIKRNRKNQSETESPQ
- the LOC6536752 gene encoding band 7 protein AGAP004871, which codes for MSERYEVQFEKQANVEPSPEDDNNNYIFEKIAVIVSWIFVVIFLPFSLCFCFSIAYEYHRLVVFRLGRIRSCLGPGLVFQLPCIDSFNTVDIRTDVVSVHPQEMLTNDSVTITVNAVVFYCIYHPINSIIKVDDAKDATERISQVTLRNIVSSKKLHELLASRQQLSREIQLAVAKITEQWGVRVERVDMMEIALPSSLARSLATEAEATREARAKIILAEGEAKASKALKECSDVMSDNQITLQLRHLQILGSIAKEHRINVLFPVPLEIMEPFMDGKDSSETPQVDDDRRDSDDEYDYLHLFSPKVYINDSPPDFLKDAQADGTPKTKENPDEAKPPRSWLWPPFFRPSRAANDGEQPSSSRRVRPESGLSSPRSNRTDDAVEPYPLLTKPPPRSSSPATKPSSIPIPPRPDPPSLPPVPSHPKLPPIPPHPTLPPIPERPIPPPKDTSPPPPEKDPKVPKADKNYYF